In Heliangelus exortis chromosome Z, bHelExo1.hap1, whole genome shotgun sequence, a genomic segment contains:
- the TAL2 gene encoding T-cell acute lymphocytic leukemia protein 2, whose protein sequence is MTRKITNTRERWRQQNVNSAFAKLRKLIPTHPPDKKLSKNETLRLAMRYINFLVKVLGEPGLQQTAVAAHGSILGFFQQAPCLQSMEELTLIENCSVTTPEMSSNIVECWSETSSP, encoded by the coding sequence ATGACAAGGAAGATCACCAACACCAGGGAGCGATGGAGGCAGCAAAATGTCAACAGTGCCTTTGCCAAGCTGCGGAAACTTATTCCCACCCACCCGCCAGACAAAAAACTGAGCAAGAATGAGACACTGAGGTTAGCCATGAGATACATCAACTTCCTTGTCAAGGTCTTGGGAGAGCCAGGCCTGCAGCAGACAGCAGTGGCAGCACATGGCAGCATTCTGGGGTTCTTCCAGCAAGCCCCATGTCTGCAAAGCATGGAGGAGCTGACTCTGATTGAAAATTGCAGTGTCACCACTCCTGAAATGAGCAGCAATATAGTAGAGTGTTGGTCAGAGACATCATCTCCCTAG